One Amycolatopsis thermophila DNA segment encodes these proteins:
- a CDS encoding PE-PGRS family protein, whose product MNQVPEPVRRYESYSHEAMAAEVADGNDPATAGQIGEQWAGLAARMREAAQVLGAISGQAGEAFAGPAGEALRATLAKARNWSGHASELSLAVSDAVGRQAGIAARARDEMPPPVVYDPVAMIREAATGGDLAALAGLSEAMERRRAAAEEARQKAIDVLNSRDAALRESVPGRFFDEPPELGER is encoded by the coding sequence GTGAACCAGGTGCCCGAACCGGTGCGGCGGTACGAGTCCTACAGCCACGAGGCGATGGCGGCCGAGGTCGCCGACGGCAACGACCCGGCGACCGCCGGGCAGATCGGCGAGCAGTGGGCCGGGCTGGCCGCGCGGATGCGCGAGGCGGCGCAGGTGCTGGGCGCGATCTCCGGCCAGGCGGGCGAGGCGTTCGCCGGGCCCGCGGGCGAGGCGCTGCGCGCGACGCTGGCGAAGGCGCGGAACTGGTCCGGGCACGCGAGCGAGTTGTCGCTGGCCGTGTCGGACGCGGTCGGCCGCCAGGCCGGGATCGCCGCGCGGGCCCGTGACGAGATGCCGCCGCCGGTGGTCTACGACCCGGTGGCGATGATCCGCGAGGCCGCCACGGGCGGGGACCTCGCGGCGCTCGCCGGGTTGTCGGAGGCGATGGAGCGGCGCCGCGCAGCCGCCGAGGAGGCCCGCCAGAAGGCGATCGACGTGCTCAACTCCCGCGACGCCGCGTTGCGCGAGTCGGTGCCCGGCCGGTTCTTCGACGAGCCACCGGAGCTGGGGGAGCGGTGA
- the rsmH gene encoding 16S rRNA (cytosine(1402)-N(4))-methyltransferase RsmH yields MAAEFAHVPVMTGRVLELFTPALEGRPAVAVDATTGLGGHSEALLTAFPQLTLIGLDRDPHALEKSAARLAEFGDRVQLVHAVYDTLPDVLARLGLSRVDGVMFDLGVSSMQLDEEERGFSYARDAPLDMRMDPTTGRTAADVLNTYEPGELVRILRDYGEERFAQRIVKAIVAERAREPFDRSERLVRLLYDAVPAASRRTGGHPAKRTFQALRIEVNGELEVLRRAIPAALGALRVGGRIVVESYHSLEDRIVKQAFAELAKSRTPPGLPVELPGHGPELKLITRGAEKASEAEIEENPRAASVRLRVAERIKEADA; encoded by the coding sequence GTGGCAGCCGAGTTCGCGCACGTACCGGTCATGACCGGCCGCGTGCTGGAGCTGTTCACCCCCGCGCTCGAGGGCCGCCCGGCCGTCGCGGTCGACGCGACCACCGGCCTGGGCGGGCACTCCGAGGCACTGCTCACCGCGTTCCCCCAGCTGACGCTCATCGGGCTGGACCGCGATCCGCACGCGCTCGAGAAGTCCGCCGCGCGGCTGGCCGAGTTCGGCGACCGCGTCCAGCTCGTGCACGCGGTCTACGACACCCTGCCCGACGTCCTCGCCCGGCTCGGGCTGTCCCGTGTGGACGGTGTGATGTTCGACCTCGGGGTCTCCTCGATGCAGCTGGACGAGGAGGAGCGCGGGTTCTCCTACGCGCGCGACGCACCGCTGGACATGCGGATGGACCCCACCACCGGACGCACCGCCGCCGACGTCCTCAACACCTACGAACCCGGCGAGCTGGTGCGAATCCTGCGCGACTACGGCGAGGAGCGTTTCGCTCAGCGGATCGTCAAGGCGATCGTCGCGGAGCGGGCGCGCGAGCCGTTCGACCGCAGCGAGCGGCTGGTGCGGCTGCTCTACGACGCGGTCCCGGCCGCCAGCCGGCGCACCGGCGGGCACCCGGCCAAGCGCACGTTCCAGGCGCTGCGGATCGAGGTCAACGGCGAGCTGGAGGTGCTGCGGCGGGCGATCCCGGCGGCGCTGGGCGCGCTGCGCGTCGGCGGCCGGATCGTGGTGGAGTCCTACCACTCGCTGGAGGACCGGATCGTCAAGCAGGCCTTCGCGGAGCTGGCGAAGTCGCGCACCCCGCCCGGCCTGCCCGTCGAACTCCCCGGCCACGGGCCGGAACTGAAGCTGATCACCCGTGGCGCCGAGAAGGCGTCCGAAGCGGAAATCGAAGAGAACCCGCGGGCCGCGTCCGTGCGCCTCCGGGTCGCCGAACGGATCAAGGAGGCGGACGCATGA
- a CDS encoding DUF3558 family protein translates to MAERMRATVLVLAAAGLLLAACGQSPGAGSAPTTGPVPPSAPASPPPAGLAALKPCDLLSATDRSTAGLTSLGKEKTIGPARACDWSEPATFGVTVTLAEDAPLTALEIDKGTGKRVTVGRHKGFRVSDRSAGDGTCAVLLGVGQEASVQVDVTNAGFTDTQLACRRADTVAALIEPKLP, encoded by the coding sequence GTGGCTGAGCGGATGCGCGCGACGGTCCTCGTGCTGGCCGCGGCCGGGCTGCTGCTCGCCGCGTGCGGGCAGTCCCCGGGGGCCGGGTCCGCGCCGACCACCGGGCCGGTGCCCCCGAGCGCGCCCGCCAGCCCGCCGCCGGCCGGGCTGGCCGCGCTGAAACCGTGCGACCTGCTCTCGGCGACCGACCGCTCGACCGCGGGCCTGACGTCGCTGGGCAAGGAGAAGACCATCGGCCCGGCGCGCGCGTGCGACTGGAGCGAGCCCGCCACGTTCGGCGTCACCGTCACCCTCGCCGAGGACGCGCCCCTGACCGCGCTGGAGATCGACAAGGGGACCGGCAAGCGGGTCACCGTCGGCAGGCACAAGGGTTTCCGGGTGTCCGATCGCAGCGCCGGTGACGGCACGTGCGCGGTCCTGCTCGGCGTCGGGCAGGAGGCCAGCGTCCAGGTGGACGTCACCAACGCCGGGTTCACGGACACGCAGCTGGCGTGCCGGCGGGCGGACACCGTGGCCGCGCTGATCGAGCCGAAACTGCCCTAG
- the mraZ gene encoding division/cell wall cluster transcriptional repressor MraZ — protein sequence MFLGTHTPKLDDKGRLTLPAKFRDALAGGLMVTKGQDHCLFVFPRAEFEQLARKVAEAPFTNESVRAYQRYLFAGTDEQRPDGQGRIAIAPELRRYAGLNKECVVIGAITRLEIWDAQRWESYLEEHEDSYAKAQEEVLPGVF from the coding sequence GTGTTCCTCGGCACCCACACCCCGAAGCTGGACGACAAGGGGCGGCTCACGCTGCCCGCGAAGTTCCGCGACGCGCTGGCAGGTGGGCTCATGGTCACCAAGGGGCAAGATCACTGCCTCTTCGTCTTCCCGCGCGCGGAGTTCGAGCAGCTGGCCCGCAAGGTCGCGGAGGCGCCCTTCACCAACGAGTCGGTGCGGGCCTACCAGCGGTACCTGTTCGCCGGCACGGACGAGCAGCGTCCGGACGGCCAGGGGCGCATCGCGATCGCGCCCGAGCTGCGGCGCTACGCCGGGCTCAACAAGGAGTGCGTGGTGATCGGGGCCATCACCAGGCTGGAGATCTGGGACGCCCAGCGGTGGGAGTCCTACCTGGAGGAACACGAGGACAGCTACGCGAAGGCCCAGGAAGAGGTCCTGCCAGGGGTCTTCTGA